A window of the Paenibacillus woosongensis genome harbors these coding sequences:
- a CDS encoding huazacin family RiPP peptide — MAILFCQVKCISTCAVACAADTISPIADVIGFAAGEARFFKA, encoded by the coding sequence ATGGCCATTCTCTTTTGTCAAGTCAAATGTATTTCTACCTGTGCAGTAGCATGCGCGGCTGACACAATTTCTCCAATCGCGGACGTCATTGGCTTCGCGGCGGGAGAAGCCAGATTCTTTAAGGCTTAA
- a CDS encoding radical SAM protein, with the protein MIQFMSTPLLFTTAEDNTYCYDNSTRIVFPVGDTERQFLQQVDAGSCYDENDFIQHGLSALLEQIRHYRLFQSVFTPPVITEQYMEEKIQSEGISHLCLIVTDACNFRCKYCIYSDHYYYSKSFANRHMSFDTAKASIDYFMNVNRKAVEYNPNIDITIGFYGGETLLNWRLIRQVVEYTEQAYSLLFPNLVYSITTNAYLLSEENIDYMLEHRFSISVSLDGHPQNHDRNRVTIDNKPTFAKVFNNLQLLERIYQEKVAAQKPAIPYGILITYDNLADFEEMEAFFASQPNIDQRVQRVSRVSDMNTSYYGDEQQLEPFLQRRGEYIHQLITRSKNKTFEDTATQFSKTVLKSIIFEPMMNLPYNPNELRGTCLPGLHKLAVDSEGRFHMCEKINPHYPIGDIHHGLDISMQAKCMNEFFAALKHCADCNLSNVCNLCYVIAETDGKGFRLESDYCERFREGIVSSFSTYYSIMESNPHLFQDLRE; encoded by the coding sequence ATGATACAATTTATGTCAACGCCATTATTGTTTACGACTGCGGAAGATAACACCTATTGTTACGACAACAGCACCCGAATCGTATTTCCAGTAGGCGATACGGAGCGGCAATTTCTGCAGCAGGTGGATGCCGGTTCCTGCTATGACGAGAATGATTTCATTCAGCATGGTCTTTCCGCTCTGCTGGAGCAAATCCGGCATTACCGTCTGTTTCAATCCGTCTTCACTCCCCCGGTCATTACTGAACAGTACATGGAAGAGAAAATCCAGTCGGAGGGCATCTCCCATTTATGTCTGATCGTAACGGATGCCTGCAATTTCCGCTGTAAATACTGCATTTATTCCGATCATTACTATTACTCCAAGAGCTTCGCCAACCGGCATATGAGCTTCGATACGGCTAAGGCTTCCATCGATTATTTTATGAACGTGAACCGTAAAGCCGTGGAATATAATCCTAATATCGACATCACGATAGGCTTCTACGGCGGTGAGACCTTGCTGAACTGGAGGCTGATCCGACAGGTCGTCGAGTATACGGAACAGGCCTATTCCCTGCTGTTCCCGAATCTCGTCTATTCTATCACTACAAATGCTTATCTGTTATCCGAAGAGAATATCGACTATATGTTGGAGCATCGCTTCTCCATCTCTGTCAGCTTGGACGGCCATCCGCAAAATCATGACAGAAATCGAGTGACCATCGACAACAAGCCGACCTTCGCCAAAGTATTCAATAATCTGCAGCTGCTTGAAAGGATTTATCAGGAGAAGGTTGCTGCGCAAAAGCCCGCCATCCCCTACGGCATCCTGATTACATACGACAACCTGGCCGATTTCGAAGAAATGGAAGCATTCTTCGCCAGCCAGCCGAATATTGACCAGCGGGTACAGCGGGTAAGCCGAGTCAGTGACATGAATACGAGTTATTATGGCGATGAGCAGCAGTTGGAGCCGTTCTTGCAAAGGCGTGGCGAGTATATCCACCAACTGATCACCCGCAGCAAAAACAAGACCTTCGAGGACACGGCCACTCAGTTCTCCAAAACTGTCCTCAAGAGCATCATCTTCGAGCCGATGATGAATCTGCCCTATAATCCGAATGAGCTTAGGGGCACCTGCCTCCCGGGGCTGCATAAACTCGCCGTCGATTCCGAAGGCCGCTTCCACATGTGCGAGAAAATCAACCCGCATTACCCGATCGGTGACATTCATCACGGGCTGGATATATCCATGCAGGCTAAATGCATGAACGAGTTCTTTGCAGCGCTTAAGCATTGCGCGGATTGTAATTTATCCAATGTATGCAACCTTTGTTACGTGATTGCCGAAACAGATGGAAAGGGCTTTAGGCTGGAATCAGACTACTGTGAGCGATTCCGGGAAGGAATTGTCAGTTCTTTTTCCACCTACTATTCCATTATGGAGAGTAATCCGCATTTGTTTCAGGATCTCAGAGAATAG
- a CDS encoding radical SAM protein, with amino-acid sequence MYFKFKPEVVFTKGKDGSILSNLMTGRKIYLDSADTRRAEVLYNNDRPGRVPPDAGNLTAYLAEQGFGQFHERNIHVEKIKTSRIATLKYDKLIPFKLNRLVLEVTGSCNLNCLFCTEENIVYQSCGCKKWENSNELSERQWKNIISQAMKLGIQECFLTGGEPLLKWNLVKELVSYLHDHHIAVTLFTNGTLLNASQAKFLKEKKVSLALQIFGEDNQRYEMITQCANMYCSVENAIQWIDHYQIPHTVSIIVSSLNESAVEAIKSKLGERSYQMIYIYPANPYSSSAKRQEMLNPLLREIPVHLDAVPYLMRYNNCLYGQIFVSGSGEVYPCMMLRSRKLGSLDKDRLWEIFARKEHKPYWEMSKTKINHCSQCERNLFCFDCRALDFYGSNELDGMVYCNRIHHHLNEAIADEE; translated from the coding sequence ATGTACTTCAAATTTAAGCCGGAGGTCGTCTTTACCAAGGGCAAAGACGGCTCTATACTGAGCAACCTAATGACAGGCCGCAAAATCTATCTTGATTCGGCAGACACCCGCAGAGCGGAAGTGTTGTATAATAACGACCGGCCGGGCCGAGTCCCGCCTGACGCTGGGAATTTGACGGCTTACTTGGCGGAGCAGGGCTTCGGGCAGTTCCACGAACGAAACATTCATGTGGAGAAAATAAAGACGAGCCGGATCGCTACGCTCAAATACGATAAATTAATCCCTTTCAAGCTGAATCGCCTTGTTCTTGAAGTCACCGGTTCATGTAACTTAAATTGCTTGTTCTGTACCGAAGAGAATATCGTTTACCAATCCTGCGGCTGTAAGAAATGGGAGAACAGCAATGAACTGAGCGAGCGGCAGTGGAAGAATATTATAAGCCAGGCTATGAAGCTCGGGATACAAGAATGCTTCCTTACAGGCGGGGAGCCTCTCCTCAAATGGAATTTGGTCAAGGAGCTGGTCAGCTATCTCCATGATCATCATATCGCCGTAACCCTCTTTACCAACGGCACCCTGTTGAATGCCAGTCAAGCGAAATTCCTTAAGGAGAAGAAGGTATCTTTGGCTTTGCAGATATTCGGAGAAGACAACCAGCGATACGAAATGATTACACAATGTGCAAATATGTATTGCAGTGTAGAGAATGCTATTCAATGGATTGATCACTATCAGATTCCCCATACCGTGTCGATTATCGTATCGTCGCTCAACGAGTCGGCCGTGGAGGCGATCAAATCAAAGCTCGGTGAGCGCAGTTATCAAATGATTTACATTTATCCGGCAAATCCCTACTCTTCTTCAGCAAAACGGCAGGAAATGCTGAATCCTCTGCTTAGGGAAATACCGGTCCATTTGGACGCAGTGCCTTATTTAATGCGGTATAACAACTGTTTATACGGCCAGATCTTCGTATCGGGCAGCGGAGAGGTCTATCCCTGCATGATGCTGCGCAGCCGTAAATTAGGCTCCTTGGACAAGGATCGCCTATGGGAGATTTTTGCCAGGAAAGAACATAAACCATATTGGGAAATGTCCAAAACGAAAATCAATCACTGCTCCCAGTGCGAACGAAACCTGTTCTGTTTTGACTGCAGAGCCTTGGATTTTTATGGTTCGAACGAGCTGGACGGCATGGTGTATTGCAATAGAATCCACCACCATTTAAACGAGGCGATCGCGGATGAAGAATAA
- a CDS encoding ABC transporter ATP-binding protein, with the protein MKDFKKGLLLASLLLVALSILTIIPGLLLKSIFDNGISQNNFQHVIAFSSILAAIYIVKSIFNYFSNLVFTKVSQNIVFNLRKNISTKLLKLPMEFFNFYPSGYLTSRLNEANNIGGLISANTFKVVLSFFELIATLIILININLKLTLILCLVMPVYYLISSKYLSSIFKVSTEAAEKGAVLNSRIQQSVQGIEEIKNLSVEGEETEKINTATKELVDISIKQSILYSIGLELIILVGALSSVLLIIVGGRDVIFSGMTIGGYIVFMNYLPKLYSPIQSLSSTALTIQPALVSLKRVHLFLDQMGEDENSSKEKIDTIRSIDFDKVSFKYQEDQPDVLNQVSFRLDSKDKLLIKGANGSGKTTILRLLMGLYTVRDGKGQILINGRPIDQLDKHALRTKIGIVSQKIYLFDDTIENNIKYGAGSPDQAAYAKVLEMTGLDKIIASFPEGENTLVGENGSLLSGGQIQRIAIARALLKGADLLLFDEAISHMDALGRDNIKELITGELADYICVIIDHSNEFDGICNKSIYLQAKDNSSHLLHSSQVEM; encoded by the coding sequence TTGAAAGATTTCAAAAAGGGCTTGCTGCTGGCCTCCCTGCTCCTTGTCGCCCTATCAATTCTTACGATTATACCCGGTTTACTGCTTAAGAGTATTTTTGACAACGGAATCTCTCAGAATAACTTTCAGCACGTCATTGCGTTCAGCAGTATTCTGGCCGCGATATATATAGTGAAGAGCATATTCAACTATTTCTCCAATCTGGTGTTCACTAAAGTGAGCCAAAATATCGTCTTTAATTTAAGAAAGAACATCTCCACAAAATTGTTAAAACTGCCGATGGAATTTTTCAATTTCTATCCCAGCGGTTACCTGACCTCCCGGCTAAACGAAGCCAACAATATCGGGGGATTGATATCGGCCAATACGTTCAAAGTGGTGCTCAGCTTTTTTGAATTGATCGCCACGCTGATCATCCTGATCAACATTAATCTCAAGCTAACCTTGATTCTTTGTCTGGTCATGCCCGTGTATTACCTGATTTCGAGTAAGTATTTGTCTTCCATTTTCAAGGTTTCGACCGAGGCAGCAGAGAAAGGGGCAGTTCTGAACAGCCGGATCCAGCAATCAGTACAGGGCATTGAAGAAATAAAAAACCTGTCGGTAGAGGGAGAGGAGACCGAGAAGATCAACACCGCGACGAAGGAGCTTGTAGATATCAGCATCAAGCAGTCCATTCTGTATTCCATAGGACTGGAGCTGATTATCCTGGTTGGAGCATTATCATCGGTTCTGCTCATTATCGTGGGAGGACGGGATGTGATCTTCAGCGGGATGACAATCGGAGGCTACATCGTCTTCATGAATTATCTCCCCAAGCTCTATTCGCCGATCCAAAGCTTGTCCTCGACGGCCTTAACGATTCAGCCTGCCCTTGTCAGCTTGAAGAGGGTGCATCTGTTTCTTGATCAAATGGGCGAAGACGAGAATTCCAGTAAGGAAAAGATCGATACCATTCGCAGCATCGATTTCGACAAGGTATCCTTCAAATACCAGGAGGATCAGCCCGATGTACTGAACCAGGTGTCCTTTCGCTTGGACAGCAAAGACAAGCTGTTGATCAAAGGGGCCAACGGTTCAGGCAAAACAACAATCCTTCGCCTATTAATGGGACTGTATACGGTCAGGGATGGTAAAGGGCAAATCCTGATCAATGGAAGGCCTATTGATCAACTGGACAAGCATGCGCTTCGTACGAAAATCGGGATCGTGTCCCAGAAAATTTACCTGTTTGACGATACGATTGAGAATAACATCAAATATGGAGCTGGCAGCCCGGATCAGGCGGCCTATGCCAAGGTGCTGGAAATGACGGGTTTGGATAAAATCATCGCCTCTTTTCCGGAGGGAGAAAATACGCTTGTAGGCGAGAACGGAAGCCTGCTGTCCGGCGGGCAAATTCAAAGAATTGCCATTGCCCGGGCCCTGCTTAAAGGCGCTGACCTGCTGCTGTTCGACGAAGCCATTTCCCATATGGACGCGCTGGGCAGAGACAACATCAAGGAACTGATCACGGGGGAGCTAGCGGATTATATCTGTGTCATCATCGACCACAGCAATGAGTTCGACGGTATCTGCAACAAGAGCATTTACCTCCAAGCCAAGGATAACAGCAGCCACCTGCTGCATTCTAGTCAAGTTGAAATGTAG
- a CDS encoding carbohydrate ABC transporter permease yields MQRVKSFLIQVPLWLYFIISVYPLFWMISYSLKDNNEIFVTNPFGLPTQFRYENYINAWTQFNLPQYFMNSVVVSTVATLFIVILALMFSFAIARLRWRFREAVRLYMLVGMFMPLQVIMIPLAILVKDFHLANTYGALIIPYIVIGLPFSSLIFYGFMRDIPSEIEEAACMDGASVYRLFTNIIVPVVVPAIATVVIFQFLNNWNEFMLANILISDESMKTLPLGLLFFQGQYSTDWGGMGAVMTIASLPMVIIYLFFSEQVERAMTMGSAVKG; encoded by the coding sequence ATGCAACGGGTTAAATCATTCCTCATCCAGGTTCCTTTATGGCTGTATTTCATTATTTCTGTTTATCCGCTGTTCTGGATGATTTCCTATTCGCTCAAGGACAACAATGAAATATTCGTTACCAATCCATTTGGGCTGCCGACCCAATTTCGATATGAAAACTACATTAACGCTTGGACTCAATTTAATCTTCCGCAGTATTTTATGAACAGTGTGGTCGTTTCTACGGTGGCAACGTTATTTATCGTCATTTTAGCGTTAATGTTCTCGTTTGCTATCGCCCGGCTGCGCTGGAGGTTTCGGGAAGCGGTCCGGCTCTATATGCTGGTTGGCATGTTCATGCCATTGCAGGTCATTATGATACCTCTTGCTATTCTCGTAAAAGACTTTCACTTGGCGAATACGTATGGAGCGCTCATTATTCCTTATATCGTGATTGGATTGCCATTTTCATCGCTTATTTTCTATGGGTTTATGCGCGATATTCCTTCCGAAATTGAAGAAGCGGCATGTATGGACGGAGCGAGTGTCTATCGGCTATTCACTAATATTATAGTACCTGTAGTCGTACCTGCTATTGCGACGGTGGTCATATTTCAATTCTTGAACAACTGGAATGAGTTCATGCTGGCGAACATACTTATTTCCGATGAATCGATGAAAACACTACCCCTGGGACTATTGTTCTTTCAGGGTCAATATAGCACCGACTGGGGCGGAATGGGGGCAGTGATGACGATTGCCAGCCTTCCGATGGTGATCATCTATCTGTTCTTCAGTGAACAGGTTGAAAGGGCGATGACCATGGGCTCTGCGGTAAAAGGATAA
- a CDS encoding carbohydrate ABC transporter permease, which translates to MDRYLSNKKAILIFLLPALLAYTVVLISPVLQTMYRSFFEWDGLGTAVFNGLDNYKEMFQDPLLMTSLRNGFIFSVVLVVFQIGLGTILALACADPRVKFRKMLKTAYFVPVILSVTVVCQLWIAMYDPTNGLINKLFQIMGISYQQNWLTSPTVSIVAIAFVNAWQFMGYQFSLLYAGVKSIPEQYYEAATIDGCSKWMAHRKVTLPLMKETFKFCFIIAITSGIGAFVQMLIMTNGGPGTSNYTLTFMIYRYAFLENKYGYASAISVLLVAISLVATMIINKVFDRKDG; encoded by the coding sequence ATGGATAGATATTTAAGCAACAAGAAGGCAATACTGATTTTTCTGCTTCCGGCATTGCTAGCCTATACTGTCGTTCTCATCTCACCAGTGCTGCAAACGATGTATCGCAGCTTTTTTGAATGGGACGGATTAGGTACGGCTGTGTTTAATGGTCTCGATAATTATAAGGAAATGTTCCAGGATCCTCTCCTCATGACATCTTTGCGAAATGGCTTTATTTTTTCCGTTGTCCTGGTCGTTTTTCAAATTGGCCTCGGAACGATTCTAGCGCTGGCTTGTGCCGATCCGCGAGTCAAGTTCAGAAAAATGCTGAAAACGGCTTATTTTGTGCCGGTGATTTTGTCTGTGACGGTAGTATGCCAGCTTTGGATAGCGATGTACGATCCGACGAATGGTTTGATCAATAAGCTTTTTCAGATCATGGGAATCTCATATCAGCAAAACTGGCTGACTTCGCCGACGGTATCGATTGTTGCCATTGCTTTTGTTAACGCCTGGCAGTTCATGGGCTATCAATTCAGCCTCCTGTATGCAGGAGTGAAATCGATCCCCGAGCAATACTATGAAGCGGCAACCATCGACGGCTGCAGCAAATGGATGGCTCACCGTAAAGTAACGCTCCCTTTGATGAAAGAAACCTTTAAATTCTGCTTTATCATTGCGATCACATCAGGAATCGGCGCTTTTGTACAAATGCTTATTATGACGAATGGCGGACCTGGCACGAGCAATTATACTTTAACCTTCATGATTTACCGGTATGCCTTCCTGGAGAATAAGTATGGCTATGCCTCAGCCATATCCGTATTATTAGTCGCCATTTCACTAGTAGCGACGATGATTATCAACAAGGTGTTTGATCGTAAAGATGGTTAA
- a CDS encoding ABC transporter substrate-binding protein, whose amino-acid sequence MKKVWFKSLTALVTIAMLSLFLAACSGGNSSQGSTGSSGNSGEEKVRLKVYAQHFDDDTSKPFDYAVEELKKEMPNVEIVLDPAVQDGYQKLKTYAATGNMPDIFETDWVTLQTFAKSKNVLLLDEFEETTAFKNKLNPGVEGRLIAPDGHIYAFPFTGIEFQILYYNKEIFEEAGIEVPIKTVDQLAEAAKKLKEKGYVPLSIFAKEKWIPTALYQGFVTREEAMGYGKLDEAGVTELPESFITAAHQLRTLQEAGLFDVNATNTNYDQASSLFYTGKAAMFVNGQWEIYSSQEKLGDKVDWMYWPAKDEETYEKTKYAVNGSPSPGGFAVSPSTKDPELTVKVASFLAQKAAEYKYAQLGSPIVSVKVDKEITAEIPPMMQRIADEILPNATDYAVALNNVSIKNVLDDNTQSMLIDGFSTEQFIKNLNSVLAKENK is encoded by the coding sequence ATGAAAAAAGTTTGGTTCAAGTCTTTAACAGCTCTAGTCACCATCGCCATGTTATCTTTGTTTCTAGCTGCTTGTTCAGGGGGGAATTCGAGTCAGGGTTCGACAGGCTCAAGCGGTAATTCAGGAGAAGAGAAGGTTAGGCTGAAGGTGTATGCCCAGCATTTTGACGACGACACCTCCAAACCGTTTGACTATGCGGTAGAAGAACTGAAGAAGGAAATGCCGAATGTTGAAATCGTGCTGGATCCTGCGGTACAGGATGGATACCAGAAGCTAAAAACCTATGCCGCTACCGGGAATATGCCGGATATATTCGAAACAGACTGGGTAACTTTGCAAACGTTTGCCAAATCTAAAAACGTTCTTTTATTAGATGAATTTGAAGAAACGACAGCTTTTAAGAATAAATTGAATCCTGGGGTTGAAGGAAGGTTAATTGCACCAGACGGTCATATTTATGCCTTTCCATTTACTGGCATCGAATTCCAGATCCTCTATTACAACAAAGAAATATTTGAAGAGGCTGGTATTGAAGTTCCGATCAAGACCGTGGATCAGTTAGCAGAGGCTGCCAAAAAACTGAAGGAAAAAGGGTATGTTCCGCTATCCATTTTTGCTAAAGAGAAGTGGATTCCTACAGCGCTTTATCAAGGCTTTGTTACGCGGGAGGAAGCCATGGGCTACGGAAAGCTGGATGAAGCCGGTGTCACTGAACTGCCCGAGTCCTTCATCACTGCAGCTCATCAACTGAGAACATTGCAAGAAGCTGGGCTGTTTGATGTAAACGCTACAAATACGAACTATGATCAGGCTTCTTCTTTGTTCTACACGGGTAAGGCTGCAATGTTCGTGAACGGACAATGGGAAATTTACAGCTCTCAAGAAAAGCTTGGCGATAAAGTGGATTGGATGTACTGGCCGGCAAAAGATGAAGAAACCTATGAAAAAACAAAATATGCAGTCAACGGTTCCCCATCCCCTGGCGGTTTTGCCGTATCTCCATCGACGAAAGATCCGGAGCTGACGGTGAAGGTAGCCAGCTTTCTGGCTCAAAAGGCTGCCGAGTATAAATACGCTCAGCTTGGCAGTCCGATCGTATCCGTAAAAGTGGATAAAGAAATCACGGCGGAAATCCCGCCGATGATGCAGCGCATTGCAGATGAAATACTTCCAAATGCTACCGATTATGCGGTCGCCCTGAACAATGTTTCGATCAAGAATGTGCTGGATGACAATACGCAAAGTATGCTGATCGACGGCTTCTCCACGGAACAGTTCATTAAAAATCTAAATTCCGTATTGGCTAAAGAGAACAAGTAA
- a CDS encoding response regulator transcription factor, with product MYKVMIVDDEPLFRDYMRSKLDWASHGFHICCEAANGREALEEAKENRPDLAFIDISMPFIDGLELTELLKQTQPDISVVFVTGHSEFDYARQAVRLGAQDYLLKPFNKVEFSTTLQRVKRTLDERSRPSFQEKIPLQKAANLGVLPFDVQETLILTLRMREMDAVHEELSRIWQVIHKMDISISSARGQSYLEAFINLCRAYILESELNPEEVWGTESTLEQQRQALPSWEEALGWIAELFSKAVNYRQSFKPSKSYQLFTAAKAYIQQNYSDSELTVEGVAQALYVDASYLRKVFRKEASISVVDYITYIRMKEAKDILLTRPMKLSAVAEKVGYNDPNYFSKCFKKRFGLTPSEFEQLHANKANPE from the coding sequence ATGTATAAAGTCATGATTGTTGATGATGAACCATTATTCAGAGACTATATGCGAAGCAAACTGGACTGGGCTAGCCACGGATTTCATATTTGCTGCGAGGCGGCTAATGGAAGAGAAGCGCTGGAGGAAGCCAAGGAGAATCGACCGGATCTCGCATTCATTGATATATCCATGCCATTTATCGACGGGCTGGAATTGACGGAACTGCTAAAGCAGACACAGCCTGATATCTCCGTCGTATTTGTGACAGGGCACAGTGAATTTGATTATGCGAGGCAGGCGGTTCGGCTCGGGGCACAGGATTATTTGCTTAAACCGTTCAATAAGGTTGAATTTTCGACAACACTTCAGCGGGTAAAACGTACGTTAGATGAACGCTCCCGGCCTTCTTTTCAGGAGAAAATCCCCCTTCAGAAAGCGGCAAACCTTGGAGTTCTCCCCTTTGATGTGCAGGAGACGCTGATTTTGACGCTCAGGATGAGGGAGATGGATGCTGTCCATGAAGAGCTGAGCCGAATCTGGCAGGTGATTCACAAGATGGATATTTCCATTTCGAGCGCTAGGGGACAGAGCTATCTGGAGGCCTTCATCAACCTTTGTCGTGCTTATATCCTAGAGTCCGAACTGAACCCGGAAGAAGTGTGGGGAACGGAAAGCACGCTAGAGCAGCAGCGACAAGCGCTGCCATCCTGGGAAGAGGCCCTGGGATGGATCGCCGAGCTGTTCAGCAAAGCGGTTAACTATAGGCAATCTTTTAAGCCTTCGAAATCGTATCAATTATTTACGGCTGCCAAAGCATATATCCAACAAAACTATTCAGATTCAGAATTGACTGTCGAAGGTGTGGCACAAGCCCTATATGTCGATGCCAGTTATTTGCGCAAAGTGTTTAGGAAGGAAGCTAGCATTTCAGTCGTAGATTATATCACCTACATTCGCATGAAGGAAGCGAAGGACATTCTGCTAACCAGACCCATGAAGCTGTCGGCCGTGGCAGAGAAGGTAGGATATAATGACCCCAATTATTTCTCCAAATGCTTTAAAAAAAGATTTGGTCTAACCCCTTCCGAATTCGAGCAGCTTCATGCAAATAAGGCGAATCCTGAGTAG
- a CDS encoding cache domain-containing sensor histidine kinase produces MEQSALDESKLIVSQIDSIIGNAENSANFIATDINRIIASSPEQRDSVQELKFRRQIQSKLSTDLILFPDVDSAIFIDRNNHIHTSYSRINEDEQQVFDSGMIEQVTRMGSYGRNRWFSMEQRNFLVSDPAVPVLTLGKVVIDVDSGNKLGILFINVKETTFSSFLGTENNQGISKTYLLVDTTQRIISSSNPEYVLEPFDHLKMKRPLTFLNEPYSEIVDRDQGQEFISVYPYNRMNWSLVNMNPMTALKSMISHNVWMTVVIGMICLLLALLGIALLSKILVNPLLQLAKSMRRVKEGDLNVTAAIRAQDETGLLATVFNLMIDRIKQLIATVENEQLRKREYELALMHAQIKPHFLYNTLDTIYVLADMERTEEARDTTKALADFYRVILSKGYEIITLEEEVKIVNDYLTIMQVRYPHILQYDIAIPDELKGIHIPKLSLQPLAENAIYHGLKTKDSSGFIRIRAHADSEHVIIEVEDNGVGMSPQLISRITDFKEDSAKRTSIGIFSVHERLKLYFGDIYGIHIESREGQGTTVKLILPNNYSKGEQNV; encoded by the coding sequence ATGGAACAAAGTGCCCTGGATGAGTCAAAATTAATTGTATCTCAAATCGATTCTATTATTGGCAATGCAGAGAACAGCGCTAATTTTATTGCTACTGATATTAATCGCATCATTGCCAGCTCCCCTGAGCAGCGTGATTCGGTTCAAGAGCTGAAGTTCAGACGGCAGATCCAAAGCAAACTATCCACGGATCTTATTCTGTTTCCCGATGTTGATTCTGCCATTTTTATCGATAGGAACAACCATATTCATACTTCATACTCTCGCATAAACGAGGATGAACAGCAGGTATTTGATAGCGGAATGATCGAACAGGTGACTCGGATGGGAAGCTATGGAAGGAATCGCTGGTTTTCAATGGAGCAGCGTAATTTTCTGGTCAGTGACCCGGCGGTTCCCGTTCTTACTCTCGGCAAGGTCGTGATCGATGTAGATAGCGGCAATAAATTAGGCATTTTATTTATCAATGTGAAGGAGACGACATTCTCTTCATTTCTCGGCACAGAGAATAATCAGGGCATTTCCAAAACCTATTTGCTGGTGGATACGACCCAGAGGATTATTTCCAGTTCGAATCCGGAATATGTTCTAGAGCCGTTCGATCACTTAAAGATGAAGCGGCCCTTGACGTTTCTTAATGAACCCTATTCAGAAATTGTCGATCGTGACCAAGGGCAGGAATTCATCAGCGTATATCCTTACAACAGGATGAACTGGAGCCTGGTGAATATGAACCCGATGACTGCGCTAAAAAGCATGATCAGTCACAATGTCTGGATGACCGTCGTCATCGGGATGATTTGTTTATTGCTTGCATTGCTAGGAATAGCTCTATTATCCAAGATCCTAGTAAATCCCCTGCTTCAGCTTGCTAAATCGATGCGCAGAGTCAAGGAAGGCGATCTGAACGTTACAGCGGCTATTCGCGCGCAGGATGAGACCGGACTGTTAGCTACCGTATTCAATCTCATGATCGACCGCATAAAGCAGCTTATCGCCACCGTAGAGAATGAACAGCTCCGTAAGCGGGAATACGAGCTGGCGCTGATGCATGCCCAGATAAAGCCGCATTTCCTCTATAACACCTTAGATACGATTTATGTACTTGCTGACATGGAGCGAACGGAAGAGGCTAGAGACACAACCAAAGCTCTTGCGGACTTCTATCGTGTCATTCTGAGTAAAGGCTATGAAATTATTACGCTGGAAGAAGAGGTGAAAATCGTTAATGACTATTTAACGATTATGCAGGTTCGTTATCCTCATATTTTACAATATGATATTGCTATTCCTGACGAACTCAAGGGCATCCATATTCCCAAGCTGTCGCTGCAGCCCCTGGCTGAAAATGCGATTTATCATGGACTGAAGACGAAGGACAGCAGCGGCTTTATTCGGATTCGTGCGCATGCGGACAGCGAGCATGTAATCATTGAAGTGGAGGATAACGGCGTAGGAATGTCCCCCCAGCTTATATCCCGGATTACTGATTTCAAAGAGGATTCGGCTAAGAGAACATCGATTGGCATATTTAGCGTGCATGAAAGACTGAAGCTGTATTTCGGTGACATCTATGGTATTCATATTGAGAGCAGAGAGGGCCAAGGAACAACGGTTAAACTCATTCTTCCCAATAACTACAGCAAAGGTGAGCAGAATGTATAA